The following DNA comes from Rosa rugosa chromosome 5, drRosRugo1.1, whole genome shotgun sequence.
TTCTGCTTAATGGTTTTCAGTGGTTGTTATTGGATTTGATAAGCAATGTGTGTTAAGATTCGATCGGAAATTTTGGGGCTTTACTGGTGTTTCATGCATAAGGTGTTTATTTACGGTCCTGAATAGATTAAATGATCTGGGTTTTGATTGGATTATGAGTTGGTGTTGTGTTTATTAGATCTGTGCGTTGTTGCTATTTGCTCTGTTAGCTACACATTTCAGTAGAGCCATTGCTGATTGTTGAACATTTCTAGCTTTTGCGGTTGAAAGATTTGACCTTTGGCTCACTGATGCCTTTTGATTGGAGTTACACATTTTCTTGTTGACTGGTTCATTAGGCATTGATGTGTGATGTTTATTTTTGGCTTCAAGTTTGATCCTTTAGAAATGTGTGTTTATTGTTGTTAATTATTGGGACTTAAAATTTGCTCTCTGTTTGGCCTTTTAGGTGCCTGTTGGTAGGTCTACACTTGGTCGTATCATGAACGTTATTGGAGAGCCCATTGATCATAGAGGCGATATCAGTGAGTACTAGAAGCCTTAAATAACTCACTCATTTTCTTACACTTTATTTGCTATATGATAACACCAGGCTGTGTATATTTTCTGACTTTATATTGGACGCTACAACAGAAACCGATCACTTTCTGCCCATTCATAGAGAAGCTCCAGCCTTTGTTGAGCAAGCTACTGAACAAGAGATCCTTGATACTGGAATTAAGGTACTGACCCCCTCATTGCTTGCTTCTTCCCTTCTCTCGGGTGTATTTCGTGAACTTTAGTATAAACTATTAAGTATATTTGTTTTACTCGCTTCATTTACAGGTTGTTGACCTTCTTGCTCCGTACCAAAGAGGAGGAAAGATTGGGTTGTTCGGTGGTGCTGGTGTAGGAAAGACTGTGCTTATTATGGAACTTATCAACAATGTCGCAAAAGCTCATGGTCAGTTTTCAAAAGATAGATATGTTGACACACTGGTTTTATAATGCTACTGTTTGTTTACATAGAAACCTATCTTTGTTGATCAGGTGGTTTCTCCGTGTTTGCCGGTGTTGGAGAACGCACTCGTGAGGGTAATGACTTGTACAGGGAAATGATTGAGAGTGGTGTCATTAAGCTCGGTGAAAAGCAGGTTAGTACAGTTTACATGTTTCCCCCTTTTTATGCATTCATCACAATCTGCTTTCCAGAAGTTGTTGCTTACTTTCTCTTCTTCCATATATTTTGCATCAGGCTGATAGCAAATGTGCTCTAGTGTACGGTCAAATGAATGAGCCCCCTGGTGCCCGTGCTCGTGTTGGGTTGACTGGCCTGACTGTGGCAGAACATTTCCGTGATGCTGAAGGGCAAGATGTGCTCCTCTTTATCGACAACATTTTCCGATTTACCCAAGTAAGCGTGACTTTTGAGGAACTATTGCAGATTGTTTGTATTCACATTGCATGTTGTTAGTGTGCTTATGCTTTTTTGTGTCCCATCCTGCAGGCTAACTCTGAGGTGTCTGCTTTGCTTGGTCGTATCCCATCTGCCGTCGGATACCAACCTACTTTAGCTACTGATCTTGGAGGTCTTCAAGAGCGTATCACAACCACCAAGAAGGGTTCCATTACTTCTGTCCAAGCTATTTATGTGCCTGCTGATGACTTGACAGATCCTGCTCCTGCAACTACTTTTGCTCACTTGGATGCCACAACTGTGTTGTCTAGACAGGTCTGTCACAACTTTGGACTACTTTTAGAACCCCTTTGCATGTTTTCAATTGGTAACCttgttgttttgaattgaacCAGATCTCTGAGCTTGGTATCTATCCTGCTGTCGATCCCCTTGATTCCACTTCTCGTATGCTCTCTCCCCATATTTTGGGTGAGGAACATTACAACACTGCTCGTGGAGTGCAGAAGGTTCTTCAGAACTACAAGAATTTGCAAGATATCATTGCTATTTTGGGAATGGATGAGCTTAGTGAAGATGATAAATTGACTGTTGCCCGTGCTCGTAAAATTTCACGTTTCTTGAGCCAGCCGTTCCATGTTGCAGAAGTTTTCACCGGTGCCCCCGGAAAGTACGTAGAGTTGAAAGAAAGTATTACTAGCTTCCAGGTAATCTCTCATTTTTCCATAGTGAAGCTTGCTCTGATTTTATCTTTTCAATTGTTCTGATTAGTTGATTACCATCTTAA
Coding sequences within:
- the LOC133713104 gene encoding ATP synthase subunit beta, mitochondrial, with translation MASRRLLSSLVRSSVRRSPSKSPISNSHPRLTSPSPPPHRASPYGYLLTRVAEYATAAAAEVKSASPAGPKDGAKGKITDEFTGKGSIGQVCQVIGAVVDVRFQEGLPPILTALEVLDNSIRLVLEVAQHLGENMVRTIAMDGTEGLVRGQRVLNTGSPITVPVGRSTLGRIMNVIGEPIDHRGDIKTDHFLPIHREAPAFVEQATEQEILDTGIKVVDLLAPYQRGGKIGLFGGAGVGKTVLIMELINNVAKAHGGFSVFAGVGERTREGNDLYREMIESGVIKLGEKQADSKCALVYGQMNEPPGARARVGLTGLTVAEHFRDAEGQDVLLFIDNIFRFTQANSEVSALLGRIPSAVGYQPTLATDLGGLQERITTTKKGSITSVQAIYVPADDLTDPAPATTFAHLDATTVLSRQISELGIYPAVDPLDSTSRMLSPHILGEEHYNTARGVQKVLQNYKNLQDIIAILGMDELSEDDKLTVARARKISRFLSQPFHVAEVFTGAPGKYVELKESITSFQGVLDGKYDDLPEQSFYMVGGIEEVIAKAEKIAKENA